The following are from one region of the Streptomyces fradiae genome:
- a CDS encoding APC family permease, which yields MRAGSVAKRLLVGRPLDSARLGETLLPKRIALPIFCSDPLSSVAYATEEILLILALGGLAVLHLAWYAAVGIVILLLVVVASYRQTCHAYPGGGGAYVVSAENLGTTPALIAASALLIDYVMTVAVSVVSGVAAITSAVPALDGHATLLSVAFVALLAWLNLRGVRESGRWFALPTYAFVAVIYLMFAVAAIRMATGTPIRAESADLPVHPVPAYSGLALVLLGLRAFASGCTALTGVEAISNGVPAFEKPKSRNAATTLAVMGGLSVTMFFGITTLAMVYDVHVAEDPTELGLAPGTPTSTALAQIGRATFGDWHVLFYALQAVTAGVLVLAANTAFNGFPMLASVLGRDRFAPRQLVHRGDRLVYSNGVVLLALTAIALIVAFDANLTRLIQLYILGVFVSFTLSQSGMVKHWRRELATPAGRPGHPDRSERRRIRRRQAINAFGACLTAVVLVIVLVTKFTHGAWIVVLAMPLLFATLKGVRRHYDTVAAEVAVAPGIRPRPLAENHVLVLVGSVNAPSLRAVSYAKTLKPATLTAVTVAEDPAEAEELGAQWEAHGIDVPLRVLNSPYRSVVQPVLRHIRDAPQRTADSVVSVVIPEYVVGHWWEQPLHNQIALRLKARLLFMKNVVVIDVPYLLASARQVGADTRTLVDPD from the coding sequence ATGAGAGCTGGAAGCGTGGCGAAACGCCTGCTGGTAGGACGTCCGTTGGACAGCGCACGGCTCGGCGAGACCCTTCTGCCGAAACGGATCGCCCTGCCGATCTTCTGCAGCGACCCGCTCTCGTCCGTCGCGTACGCCACCGAGGAGATCCTGCTGATCCTCGCGCTCGGCGGCCTCGCCGTACTCCATCTGGCCTGGTACGCGGCGGTCGGCATCGTCATCCTGCTGCTCGTGGTCGTTGCCTCCTACCGGCAGACCTGCCACGCCTACCCGGGCGGCGGCGGGGCCTATGTGGTCTCCGCCGAGAACCTGGGGACCACGCCCGCCCTGATCGCGGCGAGCGCGCTGCTCATCGACTACGTGATGACGGTCGCCGTGTCCGTGGTCTCCGGGGTCGCCGCGATCACCTCGGCGGTGCCGGCGCTCGACGGGCACGCCACCCTGCTGTCCGTGGCCTTCGTCGCGCTGCTCGCCTGGCTCAACCTGCGCGGGGTGCGCGAGTCCGGGCGCTGGTTCGCCCTGCCCACGTACGCCTTCGTCGCCGTGATCTATCTGATGTTCGCGGTCGCGGCGATCCGCATGGCGACGGGCACGCCCATCCGAGCCGAGTCCGCCGACCTGCCGGTGCACCCGGTGCCCGCGTACTCCGGCCTCGCGCTCGTGCTGCTCGGCCTGCGCGCCTTCGCCTCCGGCTGCACGGCGCTCACCGGCGTCGAGGCGATCAGCAACGGCGTGCCCGCCTTCGAGAAACCCAAGAGCCGCAACGCCGCCACCACCCTCGCGGTCATGGGCGGCCTGTCCGTGACCATGTTCTTCGGCATCACCACCCTCGCGATGGTCTACGACGTGCACGTCGCCGAGGACCCGACCGAACTCGGGCTCGCGCCGGGCACCCCGACCTCCACCGCGCTCGCCCAGATCGGCCGCGCCACCTTCGGCGACTGGCACGTCCTCTTCTACGCCCTCCAGGCCGTCACCGCGGGCGTCCTCGTCCTCGCGGCCAACACCGCGTTCAACGGCTTCCCGATGCTCGCCTCCGTCCTGGGCCGCGACCGCTTCGCGCCCCGTCAGCTCGTCCACCGCGGCGACCGGCTCGTCTACTCCAACGGAGTCGTGCTCCTCGCCCTCACCGCGATCGCCCTGATCGTCGCCTTCGACGCCAACCTCACCCGGCTCATCCAGCTCTACATCCTGGGCGTCTTCGTCTCCTTCACCCTGTCCCAGTCGGGCATGGTCAAGCACTGGCGGCGAGAACTCGCCACGCCCGCCGGCCGCCCCGGGCACCCCGACCGGTCCGAGCGGCGCCGGATCCGGCGCCGCCAGGCGATCAACGCGTTCGGCGCCTGCCTCACCGCCGTCGTCCTGGTCATCGTGCTCGTCACCAAGTTCACCCACGGCGCCTGGATCGTCGTCCTCGCGATGCCGCTGCTGTTCGCCACGCTGAAGGGCGTGCGCCGGCATTACGACACGGTCGCCGCCGAAGTCGCCGTGGCGCCCGGCATCCGCCCCCGTCCGCTCGCCGAGAACCACGTCCTCGTCCTCGTCGGCTCTGTCAACGCCCCCAGCCTGCGCGCCGTCTCCTACGCCAAGACCCTCAAGCCCGCCACCCTCACCGCCGTCACCGTCGCCGAGGACCCGGCCGAGGCGGAGGAGCTGGGCGCCCAGTGGGAGGCCCACGGCATCGACGTACCGCTGCGCGTCCTGAACTCCCCCTACCGATCCGTCGTCCAGCCCGTCCTGCGCCACATCCGCGACGCCCCGCAGCGCACGGCCGACTCGGTCGTCTCCGTCGTCATCCCCGAGTACGTCGTCGGCCACTGGTGGGAGCAGCCGCTGCACAACCAGATCGCGCTGCGCCTGAAGGCCCGGCTGCTCTTCATGAAGAACGTGGTCGTGATCGACGTCCCCTACCTGCTGGCATCGGCACGCCAAGTCGGCGCCGACACGCGTACATTGGTGGACCCGGATTGA
- a CDS encoding ABC transporter substrate-binding protein, with the protein MSDATGTSTGAWGFTDDRGTGLTAARRPERVLAYVRAGAALLDLGVRPVAVYGSGHDGERLDPVKAGGLAAAGVPYLGPGRTLTEERIRELCGPGGIDLVADVTYDGKSPYALDEALAEGLGAPLVALSVGNELTLAAIVARFGELAGSLGAAGSATARGADAEAALRAAAGRSALRVLALSGAGPDQVHLARPEAWPELARLAELGVRLLDPGPGPGANWLTTDWEYALDLAPDLVLFDSRANATPPHAVPPGAHLTPWNPETPPSPQAVARSFQDLTVALEAPDV; encoded by the coding sequence ATGTCGGACGCGACAGGTACGAGCACGGGTGCATGGGGTTTCACGGACGACCGGGGTACGGGCCTGACGGCCGCGCGCCGCCCGGAGCGGGTCCTCGCGTACGTACGGGCCGGGGCCGCCCTGCTCGACCTGGGGGTGCGGCCGGTCGCGGTCTACGGCTCCGGGCACGACGGGGAGCGCCTCGACCCGGTGAAGGCGGGCGGGCTCGCGGCGGCGGGGGTGCCGTACCTGGGGCCGGGGCGGACGCTGACCGAGGAGCGGATACGGGAGCTGTGCGGGCCCGGCGGGATCGACCTGGTGGCGGACGTGACGTACGACGGCAAGAGCCCGTACGCGCTCGACGAGGCGCTCGCGGAGGGGCTGGGGGCGCCGCTGGTCGCGCTGTCCGTCGGCAACGAGCTGACGCTGGCGGCGATCGTGGCGCGCTTCGGTGAGCTGGCCGGTTCGCTGGGTGCGGCGGGCTCTGCCACGGCCCGGGGGGCCGACGCGGAGGCCGCGCTGCGGGCCGCCGCCGGCCGCAGCGCCCTGCGCGTCCTCGCCCTCTCGGGCGCGGGCCCCGACCAGGTCCACCTGGCCCGCCCCGAGGCCTGGCCGGAGCTGGCCCGCCTCGCCGAACTGGGCGTCCGTCTCCTCGACCCCGGTCCGGGCCCGGGCGCGAACTGGCTGACCACCGACTGGGAGTACGCGCTGGACCTCGCCCCCGACCTGGTCCTCTTCGACAGCCGCGCCAACGCGACCCCTCCGCACGCCGTCCCGCCGGGCGCCCACCTCACCCCCTGGAACCCGGAGACCCCGCCGAGCCCGCAGGCCGTCGCCCGCTCCTTCCAGGACCTGACGGTCGCTCTGGAGGCCCCGGACGTCTGA
- a CDS encoding FAD-dependent oxidoreductase, producing MSTTGTTHGTATNHDATPSPDPTPDPTPAATPAHDTDVLVVGAGPTGLLLAGDLAAAGLKVTVVERRPAGRSNLTRAFAVHARTLEQLDARGLADELIATGTTISALRLFGQLSLDLSGLQTRFPFLLITPQYEVEHLLERRALSAGVDFRYGTELHALRQDADGVTAELTGPDGADEADGADGTDGIHGPVTVRARYLVGTDGVRSAVRTALGLPFPGASVIRSIVLADVRLDEEPDKLLTVAASPSGDTFAFLAPFGDGWYRVMGWDRRRQVADDEPVELDELRSIARRALGRDYGMRDARWISRFHSDERQAPAYRAGRVFLAGDAAHVHSPAGGQGMNTGLQDAANLSWRLAAVLRGTARDPEAVLDGYQTERHPIGARVLRTSGAIVRLAMAHTPLQRFGRNLATRVIGSVRPVADRAIGQISGIGIGYGPGTRRVPDLKLREGRLHELLRAGQFVLVTPEDPEGATPDLPGTAPVTDGGLIRATWANPARRDTLLVRPDGYTTAL from the coding sequence ATGAGCACCACGGGCACCACGCACGGCACGGCCACGAACCACGACGCCACCCCCTCTCCCGACCCCACTCCCGACCCCACTCCCGCCGCCACTCCCGCCCACGACACGGACGTGCTCGTCGTCGGCGCCGGGCCCACCGGGCTGCTGCTCGCCGGGGACCTGGCCGCCGCCGGGCTGAAGGTCACGGTCGTCGAGCGGCGGCCCGCCGGCCGCTCCAACCTGACCCGCGCCTTCGCCGTCCACGCCCGCACCCTGGAGCAGCTCGACGCCCGTGGCCTCGCCGACGAGCTGATCGCCACCGGCACGACGATCAGCGCCCTGCGCCTCTTCGGACAGCTCTCCCTCGACCTCTCCGGACTCCAGACCCGCTTCCCCTTCCTGCTCATCACCCCGCAGTACGAGGTGGAGCACCTGCTCGAACGGCGCGCGCTGTCCGCCGGAGTGGACTTCCGGTACGGGACGGAGCTGCACGCCCTGCGCCAGGACGCCGACGGCGTCACCGCCGAGCTCACCGGCCCCGACGGGGCGGACGAGGCCGACGGAGCCGACGGGACCGACGGGATCCACGGGCCGGTCACCGTACGGGCGCGCTATCTGGTGGGCACCGACGGCGTGCGCAGCGCGGTCCGCACCGCGCTCGGGCTGCCGTTCCCCGGCGCCTCGGTGATCCGCTCGATCGTCCTCGCGGACGTGCGCCTCGACGAGGAGCCCGACAAGCTGCTCACCGTGGCCGCCTCGCCGTCCGGGGACACCTTCGCCTTCCTCGCCCCGTTCGGCGACGGCTGGTACCGGGTGATGGGCTGGGACCGGCGCCGCCAGGTCGCCGACGACGAGCCGGTGGAGCTCGACGAGCTCCGGAGCATCGCCCGCCGGGCCCTGGGCCGGGACTACGGCATGCGCGACGCGCGCTGGATCTCCCGCTTCCACAGCGACGAGCGCCAGGCCCCCGCCTACCGCGCCGGCCGGGTCTTCCTCGCCGGCGACGCCGCCCACGTGCACTCCCCCGCCGGCGGCCAGGGCATGAACACCGGCCTCCAGGACGCCGCCAACCTCTCCTGGCGGCTCGCCGCCGTGCTGCGGGGGACGGCCCGCGACCCCGAGGCCGTCCTCGACGGCTACCAGACCGAGCGGCACCCGATCGGCGCCCGCGTACTGCGCACCAGCGGCGCCATCGTCCGGCTCGCCATGGCGCACACCCCGCTCCAGCGGTTCGGCCGGAACCTCGCCACCCGGGTGATCGGCTCCGTCCGCCCGGTCGCCGACCGGGCGATCGGCCAGATCAGCGGCATCGGCATCGGCTACGGCCCCGGGACCCGCCGGGTCCCCGACCTGAAGCTGCGCGAGGGCCGGCTGCACGAGCTCCTCCGGGCCGGCCAGTTCGTCCTGGTCACCCCCGAGGACCCCGAGGGCGCCACCCCGGACCTTCCCGGCACGGCCCCGGTCACCGACGGCGGCCTGATCCGCGCCACCTGGGCCAACCCGGCCCGCCGCGACACCCTCCTGGTCCGCCCCGACGGCTACACGACCGCACTGTAA
- a CDS encoding YnfA family protein yields MLIARSAALFVVAALFEIGGAWLVWQGVREHRGWAWIGAGVIALGLYGFVATLQPDAEFGRILAAYGGVFVAGSLAWGMVADSYRPDRWDVTGVLICLAGMAVIMWAPRGR; encoded by the coding sequence ATGCTCATCGCCCGCTCCGCCGCCCTGTTCGTCGTCGCCGCCCTCTTCGAGATCGGCGGCGCCTGGCTCGTCTGGCAGGGCGTCCGCGAACACCGCGGCTGGGCCTGGATCGGCGCCGGAGTCATCGCCCTCGGGCTCTACGGCTTCGTCGCCACCCTCCAGCCCGATGCCGAGTTCGGCCGCATCCTCGCCGCCTACGGCGGCGTGTTCGTCGCCGGATCGCTCGCCTGGGGCATGGTCGCCGACAGCTACCGGCCCGACCGCTGGGACGTCACCGGAGTGCTGATCTGCCTGGCCGGCATGGCCGTGATCATGTGGGCCCCACGCGGCCGCTGA
- a CDS encoding GNAT family N-acetyltransferase, which yields MEIGESGESSESSTGVRLVPWSDEDGGLLRAVNAPELMGHLGGPESEEQLVVRQRRYVELSAAADRPGCMFRVEVLPEGRPAGSVGFWESSWEGEPVYETGWTVLPGFQGRGVATAATLAVIERARAEGRFRSLFAFPSTDNAPSNAVCRKAGFTLLGERDYEYPPGHPIRCNAWRLDLEQGRAPTAGA from the coding sequence ATGGAGATCGGCGAGAGCGGCGAGAGCAGCGAGAGCAGCACGGGTGTCCGGCTCGTCCCGTGGTCGGACGAGGACGGCGGGCTGCTCCGGGCGGTGAACGCACCGGAGTTGATGGGGCATCTGGGCGGCCCGGAGAGCGAGGAACAGCTCGTCGTCCGCCAGCGGCGGTACGTGGAGCTGAGCGCCGCCGCCGACCGCCCCGGGTGCATGTTCCGGGTCGAGGTGCTTCCGGAGGGGCGGCCGGCCGGTTCGGTCGGCTTCTGGGAGTCGTCCTGGGAGGGCGAGCCGGTGTACGAGACGGGCTGGACCGTCCTGCCCGGGTTCCAGGGCCGGGGCGTGGCCACCGCCGCGACGCTCGCGGTGATCGAGCGCGCGCGGGCGGAGGGCCGGTTCCGGTCGCTGTTCGCCTTCCCCTCGACGGACAACGCGCCGTCGAACGCGGTGTGCCGCAAGGCGGGCTTCACCCTGCTCGGGGAGCGGGACTACGAGTACCCGCCGGGCCACCCGATACGGTGCAACGCCTGGCGCCTCGACCTGGAGCAGGGCCGGGCCCCTACGGCAGGGGCTTGA
- a CDS encoding MerR family transcriptional regulator — protein MKIGEVAARTELSLRTIRQYEDSGLVVPSASSEGGFPLYTDADVARLMVIRRMKPLGFTLDETRELLDAVDRLTADTPDTPHELDPTTRAILVARVRGYEHAATERVAELRAQLARAEEFAGSLRARVP, from the coding sequence ATGAAGATCGGCGAGGTCGCGGCCCGGACGGAACTGTCCCTGCGCACCATCCGCCAGTACGAGGACAGCGGCCTGGTCGTCCCGTCCGCGTCCTCCGAGGGCGGCTTCCCGCTCTACACCGACGCCGACGTCGCCCGCCTGATGGTGATCCGCCGCATGAAGCCCCTCGGCTTCACCCTCGACGAGACCCGCGAGCTCCTCGACGCCGTCGACCGCCTCACGGCCGACACCCCCGACACCCCCCACGAACTCGACCCCACCACCCGCGCCATCCTCGTCGCCCGCGTCCGCGGCTACGAACACGCGGCGACGGAACGCGTCGCCGAACTCCGCGCCCAGCTGGCGAGGGCTGAGGAATTCGCGGGGTCGCTGCGGGCGCGGGTGCCGTAG
- a CDS encoding GNAT family N-acetyltransferase: MKIIDLEPGDPRLEAELLPVLRELRPHLTPELFRDIYATGHAQGLRFSAAYADDGADGDGDGEGAGACVGVAGWRIVINTSAVKKLYVDDLVTSENARSGGVGHAMIAHLEGHARAAGCYELNLDSGTHRTAAHRFYLRERLDIVAFNFARELKPLP, from the coding sequence ATGAAGATCATCGACCTGGAACCCGGCGACCCGCGCCTGGAGGCCGAGCTGCTGCCCGTGCTCCGCGAGCTGCGCCCGCACCTCACCCCCGAGCTGTTCCGCGACATCTACGCCACCGGCCACGCCCAGGGCCTGCGCTTCAGCGCCGCCTACGCGGACGACGGCGCGGACGGCGATGGCGATGGCGAGGGCGCCGGCGCCTGCGTCGGAGTCGCCGGCTGGCGGATCGTCATCAACACCAGCGCGGTCAAGAAGCTGTACGTGGACGACCTCGTGACCAGCGAGAACGCCCGCTCCGGCGGCGTCGGCCACGCGATGATCGCCCACCTGGAGGGCCACGCCCGCGCGGCCGGCTGCTACGAGCTCAACCTGGACTCCGGCACCCACCGCACCGCCGCCCACCGCTTCTACCTGCGCGAACGCCTCGACATCGTCGCCTTCAACTTCGCCCGGGAGCTCAAGCCCCTGCCGTAG
- a CDS encoding SDR family NAD(P)-dependent oxidoreductase, giving the protein MTAPGKPIAVVTGASSGIGAATARQLAAAGYRVVLTARRKDRIEALAAELTEAGHQATAYALDVTDRAAVDEFATAFRTLAVLVNNAGGALGADPVATGDPDDWRRMYEVNVIGTLNLTQALLPALTASGDGTVVVVSSTAGHSTYEGGAGYVAAKNGARVLAETLRLEIVGTPVRVIEVAPGMVRTEEFATTRFRGDTEKAAKVYAGVAEPLTADDVADTITWACTRPPHVNIDLLVVRPRAQASNTKVHREL; this is encoded by the coding sequence ATGACCGCCCCCGGCAAGCCCATCGCCGTCGTCACCGGAGCGAGCAGCGGCATCGGCGCGGCCACCGCCCGACAGCTCGCCGCCGCCGGCTACCGCGTCGTCCTCACCGCCCGCCGCAAGGACCGCATCGAGGCCCTCGCCGCCGAGCTCACCGAGGCCGGCCACCAGGCCACCGCCTACGCCCTCGACGTCACCGACCGGGCCGCCGTCGACGAGTTCGCCACCGCCTTCCGCACCCTCGCGGTCCTCGTCAACAACGCCGGCGGCGCCCTCGGCGCCGACCCCGTCGCCACCGGCGACCCCGACGACTGGCGCCGCATGTACGAGGTCAACGTCATCGGCACGCTCAACCTCACCCAGGCCCTGCTCCCCGCGCTCACCGCGAGCGGCGACGGCACGGTGGTCGTCGTCTCCTCCACCGCCGGCCACTCCACCTACGAGGGCGGCGCCGGCTACGTCGCCGCCAAGAACGGCGCCCGCGTCCTCGCCGAGACCCTCCGCCTAGAGATCGTCGGCACCCCGGTCCGCGTCATCGAGGTCGCCCCCGGCATGGTCCGCACCGAGGAGTTCGCCACCACCCGCTTCCGCGGCGACACCGAGAAGGCCGCCAAGGTCTACGCGGGCGTCGCGGAGCCGCTCACCGCGGACGACGTCGCCGACACCATCACCTGGGCCTGCACCCGCCCCCCGCACGTCAACATCGACCTCCTGGTCGTCCGCCCCCGCGCCCAGGCCTCCAACACCAAGGTCCACCGCGAGCTCTGA
- a CDS encoding TIGR03086 family metal-binding protein, translating into MTYEAGTRNPPLAELLGIAAAHAVPMVRGTADADLGAPTPCAEYDVRGLLDHLFRVVENFTLLAAKQPSDFAGPDPARLAEPDWRARFETETARLVAAWGEPGAEEGTTGAMDMPARTVGAMVLLDLTVHIWDLARATGRSFEPDAAVVAELAGEVARMAPTARKMGVFGPEVRLPDGDGSGAGPTPFERLLALTGRDPETKAY; encoded by the coding sequence ATGACGTACGAAGCCGGCACCCGGAATCCCCCGCTCGCCGAACTGCTCGGGATCGCCGCGGCGCACGCCGTGCCCATGGTGCGCGGCACCGCCGACGCGGACCTGGGCGCGCCCACGCCCTGCGCCGAGTACGACGTGCGCGGGCTGCTCGACCACCTCTTCCGGGTGGTCGAGAACTTCACCCTGCTCGCCGCCAAGCAGCCCTCCGACTTCGCCGGCCCCGACCCGGCGCGGCTCGCGGAGCCGGACTGGCGGGCGCGCTTCGAGACGGAGACCGCGAGGCTGGTCGCCGCCTGGGGCGAGCCCGGCGCGGAGGAGGGCACGACCGGCGCCATGGACATGCCCGCGCGGACGGTCGGCGCGATGGTGCTGCTCGATCTGACCGTGCACATCTGGGACCTGGCCCGGGCGACCGGCCGGTCCTTCGAGCCGGACGCGGCGGTCGTCGCCGAGCTGGCGGGGGAGGTGGCGCGGATGGCGCCGACGGCCCGGAAGATGGGGGTCTTCGGCCCGGAGGTACGGCTTCCGGACGGCGACGGTTCGGGCGCGGGCCCGACGCCCTTCGAGCGGCTGCTCGCGCTGACGGGGCGCGACCCGGAGACGAAGGCCTACTAG
- a CDS encoding DUF2278 family protein has protein sequence MPFERYGVLSGTVYRHYRDQPDDQGRWFHIHVEVDAPAGRYQCAIDVDSHQSNVGVEWKTLTLDAHTLGQAAALTPGYHDLAPSPDSGALDYLRHPPLVDHSGVLFQRRPPTWLEELLDLLGSHPWQAGTNLDAATALEPLLAPGRPILVFGEPFDDDPPGDLGMHNIHQNQGDPAGSQWWPENGIWQDGATATRRPDGRYDVFLNKFSSQAAHTNILGHPAN, from the coding sequence ATGCCCTTCGAACGCTACGGCGTGCTCTCGGGAACCGTGTACCGCCACTACCGCGACCAGCCCGACGACCAGGGCCGCTGGTTCCACATCCACGTGGAGGTGGACGCCCCCGCCGGGCGCTACCAGTGCGCGATCGACGTCGACAGCCACCAGTCCAACGTCGGCGTCGAGTGGAAGACCCTCACCCTGGACGCCCACACCCTCGGCCAGGCCGCGGCCCTCACCCCCGGCTACCACGACCTCGCCCCCAGCCCGGACTCCGGCGCCCTCGACTACCTCCGCCACCCGCCCCTGGTCGACCACTCCGGCGTCCTCTTCCAACGCCGCCCGCCCACCTGGCTCGAGGAACTCCTCGACCTCCTGGGCTCCCACCCCTGGCAGGCCGGCACCAACCTCGACGCCGCCACCGCCCTCGAACCCCTCCTCGCCCCCGGCCGCCCCATCCTCGTCTTCGGCGAACCCTTCGACGACGACCCCCCGGGCGACCTCGGCATGCACAACATCCACCAGAACCAGGGCGACCCCGCCGGCTCCCAGTGGTGGCCCGAAAACGGCATCTGGCAGGACGGCGCCACGGCCACCCGCCGCCCCGACGGCCGCTACGACGTCTTCCTGAACAAGTTCTCCAGCCAAGCGGCCCACACGAACATCCTCGGCCACCCGGCGAACTGA
- a CDS encoding DUF6597 domain-containing transcriptional factor — protein MTTASGPGPEQGQGQGQGQGPGQGPGPRRDTRGIVDAAELLARVRFRRHLPAPELRPYLEHYWLIDWDLTEPYASHVVPHPSVNVVFERHARPGGPTDSAGDSARDSAVVSGIGLELFTKELTGTGRVCGVQFRPGGFRPFAPAWPVSHWTGRIAPLAEAFPEAEDEGPDDEPAARVLSPAGDHARVAALDAFLLAHGPVPDPAAEEAMALVDLVRTDRGMRRVSTLARAAGLSPRSLQRLFASHVGVGPKWVILRYRIHEALERAETGAPAETPDWAGLAADLGYSDQAHLVRDFTATVGVPPTAYARALSAA, from the coding sequence ATGACGACCGCCTCCGGACCAGGACCAGAGCAAGGGCAGGGGCAAGGGCAGGGGCAGGGACCGGGGCAGGGACCGGGGCCCCGGCGTGACACCCGGGGGATCGTCGACGCCGCCGAGCTGCTGGCCCGGGTCCGCTTCCGGCGGCACCTGCCGGCGCCCGAGCTCCGCCCGTATCTGGAGCACTACTGGCTGATCGACTGGGACCTCACGGAGCCGTACGCCTCGCACGTCGTCCCGCACCCCTCCGTGAACGTGGTCTTCGAGCGCCACGCGCGGCCGGGCGGTCCGACGGACTCCGCCGGGGACTCGGCCAGGGACTCCGCCGTGGTGTCCGGCATCGGTCTGGAGCTGTTCACCAAGGAGCTGACCGGCACCGGCCGGGTCTGCGGCGTGCAGTTCCGGCCGGGCGGCTTCCGCCCGTTCGCGCCCGCGTGGCCGGTGTCGCACTGGACGGGCCGGATCGCCCCGCTGGCGGAGGCGTTCCCGGAAGCGGAGGACGAGGGACCGGACGACGAACCGGCCGCCCGGGTCCTCTCCCCCGCCGGGGACCACGCGCGCGTGGCGGCGCTCGACGCGTTCCTGCTGGCGCACGGCCCGGTCCCCGACCCGGCGGCCGAGGAGGCGATGGCCCTGGTGGACCTGGTCCGTACGGACCGGGGCATGCGCCGGGTGTCCACGCTCGCCCGGGCGGCCGGCCTTTCGCCGCGCTCGCTGCAGCGCCTCTTCGCCTCCCACGTGGGCGTCGGCCCGAAGTGGGTCATCCTCCGCTACCGCATCCACGAGGCCCTGGAGCGCGCCGAGACCGGCGCCCCCGCCGAGACCCCGGACTGGGCCGGGCTCGCCGCCGACCTCGGCTACAGCGACCAGGCCCATCTCGTACGGGACTTCACGGCCACGGTCGGGGTGCCGCCGACCGCGTACGCGCGGGCGTTGTCAGCGGCCTGA
- a CDS encoding TetR family transcriptional regulator: protein MTTARRSDATRAAILDAARERFAADGYERATIRAIAKDAGIDPSMVMRYYGNKEGLFAAASIIELDLPELGSMPTRHIGPAMVEHFLDRWERDDVLTGLLRVAVTNDSGAERMQQLFAEQIGPFVAGVCPDSADAPRRAGLVASQILGMALTRYVLRFRPVAEMDRADVVAWLGPTIQRYLTAEAP, encoded by the coding sequence ATGACGACCGCACGACGCTCCGACGCCACCCGCGCCGCGATCCTCGACGCCGCTCGCGAGCGCTTCGCCGCCGACGGCTACGAGCGCGCGACCATCCGCGCCATCGCCAAGGACGCCGGGATCGACCCGTCGATGGTCATGCGCTACTACGGCAACAAGGAGGGGCTGTTCGCCGCCGCCTCCATCATCGAGCTGGACCTTCCCGAGCTCGGCTCGATGCCCACCCGGCACATCGGCCCGGCCATGGTCGAGCACTTCCTGGACCGCTGGGAGCGCGACGACGTGCTGACCGGGCTGCTGCGGGTCGCCGTCACCAACGACAGCGGCGCCGAGCGCATGCAGCAGCTCTTCGCCGAACAGATCGGCCCCTTCGTCGCGGGCGTCTGCCCCGACTCCGCCGACGCGCCGCGCCGCGCCGGGCTCGTCGCCTCGCAGATCCTCGGCATGGCGCTCACCCGCTATGTGCTGCGGTTCCGGCCCGTCGCCGAGATGGACCGCGCGGACGTCGTCGCCTGGCTCGGCCCGACGATCCAGCGCTATCTGACGGCCGAGGCCCCGTAG
- a CDS encoding Mut7-C RNAse domain-containing protein produces MNGPEIQIAFAPGLRLFVAADRRAGYSTVTTDGASSLGHVVESLGVPLTEAGRLLVDGRPVDPSHVPAAGETIEVEGVERPQPVPGAPLRFLLDVHLGTLARRLRLLGVDAAYESEDIGDPALAALSAKERRVMLSRDRGLLRRRELWAGAYVYSDRPDDQLRDVLERFAPPLAPWTRCTACNGPLTETDKDAVRERLEKGTENTYDVFAQCTECGRIYWRGAHHARLEAIVTDAVREFGGASAAPRS; encoded by the coding sequence GTGAACGGACCGGAGATCCAGATCGCCTTCGCCCCCGGCCTGCGCCTCTTCGTCGCGGCCGACCGCCGCGCGGGGTACAGCACCGTGACCACGGACGGCGCCTCGTCGCTCGGACACGTCGTGGAGTCGCTGGGCGTTCCGCTGACCGAGGCCGGACGGCTGCTCGTGGACGGGCGCCCGGTGGATCCGTCGCACGTGCCGGCGGCCGGCGAGACGATCGAGGTGGAGGGGGTCGAGCGGCCCCAGCCGGTGCCCGGCGCGCCGCTCCGCTTCCTGCTCGACGTGCACCTGGGGACGCTGGCCCGCCGGCTGCGGCTGCTCGGCGTCGACGCGGCGTACGAGAGCGAGGACATCGGCGATCCGGCGCTCGCCGCGCTGTCCGCGAAGGAGCGGCGGGTGATGCTGTCCCGGGACCGCGGGCTGCTGCGCCGCCGCGAACTGTGGGCGGGCGCCTACGTCTACAGCGACCGGCCGGACGACCAGCTGCGGGACGTACTGGAGCGCTTCGCGCCGCCGCTCGCGCCGTGGACCCGCTGCACGGCGTGCAACGGGCCGCTGACGGAGACCGACAAGGACGCGGTGCGCGAGCGCCTGGAGAAGGGCACGGAGAACACGTACGACGTGTTCGCGCAGTGCACCGAGTGCGGGCGGATCTACTGGCGGGGCGCCCATCACGCGCGCCTGGAGGCGATCGTGACGGACGCGGTCCGCGAGTTCGGCGGCGCGTCGGCGGCACCGCGCTCCTGA